From the Salinimicrobium tongyeongense genome, one window contains:
- a CDS encoding family 16 glycosylhydrolase: MKNNLKIKNIFFILLLSVLAVGCAEEDFEFGELTSPKNLSVSTEVVGQSTDMPHGDGSGEVVFNASADGAMTYKYIFENGSSGTASNGTYTHQFSKIGTNVHTVTVVAYGPGGTATSTPVEVEVLVTYEPPAELIEKLIGKEWRIKASAPGHFGLGPVGGTTPVEWYSAPPDSKAGTGMYDDRYIFNADGTFTHIVDATNDDPTQDPTGTVFGRINLVDQLGASCSEEDGCTVDGADVLNIPYTDYTENWTISAPGGVETLNLTGTGFIGYYIGGDHTYEIFDRSVANELMLKSTDGNGEFDWWFVLTSEEEGAQEPEDFETEYNKLIWEQDFESGSLDTSIWNFETGNGENGWGNQEKQYYTTENAEVVDGNLVITAKAEASNGFNYTSSRITTKDNFEFKYGRVEARAKLPEGAGTWPAIWMLGSNFNEVGWPDSGEIDIMEHVGNDQNTIHGTLHYAGRSGGNADGGTTTVEGVSSEFHLYTVEWSPERIVFLVDNEVYHTYENSADSPFNQDFFLILNVAMGGNFGGEIDPAFSESSLIIDYIKVFQAEE, encoded by the coding sequence ATGAAAAATAATTTAAAAATAAAGAACATATTCTTCATCCTTCTTCTCTCTGTTCTTGCAGTGGGTTGTGCTGAAGAAGATTTCGAATTCGGAGAGCTCACAAGCCCAAAAAACCTTAGTGTTTCTACAGAGGTTGTGGGACAAAGCACAGATATGCCGCATGGAGACGGTTCTGGGGAAGTAGTGTTTAATGCATCTGCAGATGGAGCTATGACTTACAAGTACATATTTGAAAATGGAAGTTCGGGAACTGCATCAAATGGTACTTACACCCACCAATTTTCTAAAATTGGAACTAACGTACACACAGTTACTGTTGTAGCCTATGGTCCCGGTGGTACTGCCACTTCAACCCCTGTGGAAGTAGAAGTACTCGTAACCTATGAGCCACCGGCCGAATTAATTGAAAAATTAATAGGTAAAGAATGGCGTATTAAAGCCTCTGCCCCAGGTCATTTCGGATTAGGCCCCGTAGGAGGAACAACTCCTGTAGAATGGTACAGTGCCCCGCCTGATAGTAAAGCTGGAACCGGCATGTATGATGATCGTTATATCTTCAATGCAGATGGAACATTCACCCACATCGTTGATGCAACAAATGACGATCCAACCCAAGATCCAACCGGAACTGTATTTGGAAGGATAAACCTGGTAGATCAATTAGGTGCGTCATGTAGTGAAGAAGATGGTTGTACTGTAGATGGAGCAGATGTATTAAATATTCCATATACAGATTATACCGAGAACTGGACGATCTCAGCACCCGGTGGTGTAGAAACCCTTAACCTGACCGGAACCGGATTTATTGGCTACTACATTGGTGGCGATCATACCTATGAAATATTTGATCGCTCTGTTGCCAATGAATTGATGCTTAAATCTACCGATGGTAATGGAGAATTTGACTGGTGGTTTGTCCTTACTTCTGAAGAAGAAGGAGCTCAGGAGCCGGAAGATTTCGAAACTGAATATAACAAACTCATTTGGGAACAGGATTTCGAATCTGGATCTTTGGATACCAGCATTTGGAATTTTGAAACAGGAAATGGAGAAAATGGCTGGGGAAATCAGGAAAAACAATACTATACCACAGAGAATGCCGAAGTGGTTGATGGAAACCTGGTTATCACAGCCAAAGCAGAAGCATCCAATGGTTTTAATTACACTTCTTCCAGGATCACAACAAAAGATAATTTCGAATTTAAATACGGTAGGGTAGAAGCCAGAGCTAAATTACCCGAAGGTGCCGGCACCTGGCCGGCAATATGGATGTTGGGATCGAATTTTAATGAAGTAGGCTGGCCAGACAGTGGTGAGATCGATATCATGGAACACGTGGGGAATGACCAGAATACAATTCACGGAACACTTCATTACGCTGGGCGTTCCGGCGGTAATGCCGATGGTGGTACCACCACGGTTGAAGGAGTGAGTAGTGAATTTCACCTCTACACCGTGGAGTGGAGCCCAGAAAGAATAGTATTTCTTGTAGACAATGAAGTTTACCATACTTATGAAAATTCTGCAGACTCTCCATTTAACCAGGACTTCTTCCTTATCCTGAATGTAGCTATGGGAGGAAATTTCGGAGGGGAAATAGATCCTGCTTTTTCAGAATCTTCCTTGATCATAGATTACATCAAGGTGTTTCAGGCAGAAGAATAA
- a CDS encoding RagB/SusD family nutrient uptake outer membrane protein, translated as MKKFIKYIAVVVSAVTLTACSDDFLEVEPRGQSLESNYYRNAQEAYNGLVAAYDPIGWVGQNYVAKEFALNVASDDFYAGGGNSQDVPAIQAWSSYTLDPATGPQEELWRRSYSGIYRTNVLLSKLPNTEMDEQLRSRFEAEMKFLRAYYYFDLIRLFDRIPLFTEPVAASELGNAVQVDRSEVFAQIEQDLTEAIPNLPTQIDAATEAGRATQGAGKALLGKVFLHLERFGEAAQQFSDVNGTPGGTSQYGYKLLENFGDLFENENQFNEESIFEVIHSSASNWGDWDCIGCTEGNLLNQMSAPRGYNVLQQGKGAPDFIAGWGFNIPTKKLVDAFIYNDGSYDNRYKYTISNLDSLEQAGIISYEESYQDTGYFLKKFAGEQEDRSTGGGNFELNWSQNFYDIRLADTYLLEAEALVRGGGDTNRAQALLDAVRNRVGEESVPATFENILRERRLELAGEGHRWFDLQRAGLAAQYLEFKGYVEGKHDKLPIPLQDLTNTQLEQDPAYQ; from the coding sequence ATGAAAAAATTTATAAAATATATAGCAGTCGTTGTCTCAGCGGTTACATTGACTGCATGTAGTGATGACTTCCTGGAAGTAGAGCCCCGTGGCCAAAGCCTGGAATCAAACTATTATCGTAATGCACAGGAAGCTTATAATGGTTTGGTTGCAGCCTATGATCCTATAGGATGGGTTGGGCAAAATTATGTAGCCAAAGAATTTGCACTTAACGTTGCTTCCGATGATTTTTATGCCGGAGGAGGGAACTCTCAGGATGTTCCAGCCATTCAGGCCTGGTCCAGTTACACCTTAGATCCTGCAACAGGTCCACAGGAAGAACTGTGGAGGAGAAGTTATTCCGGTATTTACCGAACAAATGTCCTGCTTTCAAAATTGCCAAATACAGAAATGGATGAACAGTTGAGGAGCAGATTTGAGGCCGAGATGAAATTTCTCAGAGCTTACTACTATTTTGATTTAATAAGATTGTTTGATCGTATTCCATTATTTACTGAGCCTGTTGCAGCGAGTGAATTGGGTAATGCCGTACAGGTAGATCGATCAGAAGTTTTTGCTCAAATTGAACAGGATCTAACAGAAGCCATTCCAAACCTCCCCACACAAATCGATGCGGCAACCGAAGCCGGCAGGGCTACACAGGGTGCCGGAAAAGCACTTTTAGGAAAGGTGTTTCTGCACCTGGAGAGGTTTGGAGAGGCTGCCCAGCAGTTTAGCGATGTAAATGGAACCCCAGGAGGCACCAGCCAGTATGGGTATAAACTACTTGAAAATTTTGGAGATCTTTTTGAAAATGAAAATCAGTTCAATGAGGAATCAATTTTTGAAGTAATCCATTCCTCGGCTTCAAACTGGGGAGATTGGGACTGTATTGGTTGCACAGAGGGTAACCTGCTAAACCAAATGTCGGCTCCCCGGGGATATAACGTTCTGCAACAAGGTAAGGGTGCGCCCGACTTTATTGCGGGATGGGGGTTTAATATTCCTACCAAAAAACTTGTGGATGCCTTTATTTACAATGATGGCAGCTATGACAATAGGTATAAATACACCATAAGTAATCTTGACAGCCTTGAACAGGCAGGTATAATTTCTTATGAAGAAAGTTATCAGGACACCGGGTATTTCCTTAAGAAATTCGCAGGAGAACAGGAAGATCGATCTACTGGGGGAGGAAACTTTGAACTTAACTGGTCTCAGAATTTTTATGACATAAGATTGGCAGACACTTATTTACTCGAAGCAGAGGCTTTGGTAAGAGGTGGGGGAGATACTAACCGTGCTCAGGCCTTATTGGATGCCGTAAGAAATAGAGTTGGAGAAGAGTCTGTTCCCGCCACTTTCGAGAATATTCTTAGAGAAAGAAGACTGGAACTTGCAGGAGAAGGCCATAGGTGGTTTGATCTTCAAAGGGCCGGTCTCGCTGCTCAATATCTGGAATTTAAGGGTTATGTAGAAGGGAAACATGATAAACTTCCTATTCCATTACAGGACTTAACAAATACTCAATTGGAGCAAGATCCTGCTTATCAGTAA
- a CDS encoding SusC/RagA family TonB-linked outer membrane protein, which yields MKIKNYLVMLFLFVVSTALAQTEQITGTVVDGDGIPLPGANVIIKGTTTGTLTDFDGKFAIEAATGDVLVFSYMGYETVETVVDDQEELMITLTPDAASLDEVVVVGYGTQKRSVVTGAISSVNASDLETMPINTVGEALQGRTSGLTVAAASGQPGSGATIRVRGITTLNNNNPLWIVDGVVVDDGGIGYLNQSDIASIEVLKDAASQAIYGARAASGVILITTKSGKAGRIRVNYNTYLGFSEPAERIDMTNATQYAALRNEASVNDGEGVVFNDLSALGKGTDWQDVIFNDSAFRQNHELSISGGNDVSTFYFSFGYLEEEGIVATDISNYERTNLRLNSTHEVTPWLTFGENFGYSRNKSIGIGNTNSEYGGPLSSAINLDPLTPVIVTDPDRLSQFPYNQDLPFLRDANGNPYGISQQVAQEIINPLAYIQTRLGNFGYSDNFVGNAFVEAEPIEGLVFRSNLGVKLSYWGDESFTPINYLNASFSTAETSFTRSSNNKLDYNLENTLSYSDEIDQHNFTILLGQGAYKENEAKGLSVTKFGIPVDNFDDASLNFDVPENKVVANGYENVPHKVSSLFARLNYNYAEKYLFSGIVRRDGSSRFGANNKYGVFPSGSIGWVVSRENFWGGNNPVGFFKLRGSYGVVGNDNVGDLAYLSTIGSGRNYAFGDQLGSYDVGYSPDAPANPDLKWEETSQLNIGFESRFLNGFSLEVDWYKKETTDILLYPRIPAFAGVIGNPARNVGDMENTGVEVNFGYSLNKEDYGININTNASYLHNEVTYLGDGQEYLDGGVAFQSSTFPITRTAVGEAVNSFYGFKTLGVFQTQEEINNYTNANGDLIQPNAVPGDFRWQDSDGSGSIGEEDRVFIGDPTPDWSYGITLSGYYKNFDFTIFGQGVAGNQIFQGLRRLDIANANYPAKAMERWTGPGTSNSYPRMTNDDPNNNYSNPSDFYLEDGDYFRIKTAQIGYNLPESLLSSVGFEKVRVYVMSENLLTFTKYTGFDPEIGGGVLSIDRGIYPQARSFMLGASLGF from the coding sequence ATGAAAATCAAGAACTATTTAGTGATGTTATTTTTGTTCGTGGTAAGTACGGCTTTAGCTCAAACAGAGCAAATAACAGGTACTGTTGTAGATGGGGATGGTATTCCCCTGCCGGGTGCCAATGTCATTATCAAGGGCACAACAACAGGGACACTTACAGATTTCGACGGAAAGTTTGCTATAGAGGCAGCAACCGGAGATGTGCTCGTGTTCTCTTACATGGGTTATGAGACCGTAGAAACTGTAGTAGATGACCAGGAAGAATTAATGATTACACTCACTCCTGATGCTGCCTCTCTCGATGAAGTGGTGGTTGTTGGATATGGAACCCAAAAACGAAGTGTGGTAACCGGGGCTATTTCTAGCGTAAATGCTTCAGATCTAGAAACTATGCCTATAAATACTGTGGGTGAAGCCCTGCAGGGCCGTACTTCAGGTTTGACCGTAGCTGCTGCGAGTGGGCAACCAGGTTCGGGAGCTACCATACGTGTACGGGGAATTACCACTCTTAATAACAACAACCCGTTATGGATAGTTGATGGGGTGGTTGTAGACGATGGTGGAATAGGATATTTGAATCAATCTGATATTGCATCAATCGAAGTATTAAAAGATGCAGCCTCTCAGGCCATATATGGTGCAAGGGCTGCGAGTGGTGTGATACTTATTACTACTAAATCTGGCAAAGCTGGAAGAATTAGGGTTAATTACAACACCTATCTTGGTTTTTCTGAACCTGCAGAACGCATAGACATGACAAATGCGACCCAATATGCAGCCCTGCGTAATGAAGCAAGTGTTAATGATGGAGAGGGCGTGGTTTTTAATGACCTTAGTGCTCTGGGTAAGGGAACAGACTGGCAGGATGTTATTTTTAATGATTCGGCTTTTCGTCAAAACCATGAACTCAGCATTAGTGGTGGAAATGACGTTTCCACGTTCTATTTTTCTTTTGGATATCTGGAAGAGGAAGGTATTGTAGCTACAGATATTTCCAACTATGAACGTACCAATCTTCGTTTAAATTCTACCCATGAAGTCACACCCTGGTTGACTTTTGGTGAGAATTTTGGTTATTCAAGAAATAAAAGTATAGGAATAGGAAATACGAACAGTGAATATGGAGGGCCTTTAAGCTCTGCTATAAATCTTGACCCTTTGACCCCTGTGATAGTAACTGATCCTGATAGGCTTTCTCAATTTCCATACAATCAGGATCTTCCTTTTCTAAGAGATGCCAATGGAAATCCTTATGGTATTTCTCAACAAGTTGCTCAGGAAATTATCAACCCTTTGGCATATATTCAAACCCGTCTTGGTAATTTCGGGTACAGTGATAATTTTGTGGGGAATGCCTTTGTTGAAGCAGAACCTATTGAAGGCCTTGTTTTTAGATCAAACCTTGGGGTGAAGCTTTCCTACTGGGGAGATGAATCTTTTACTCCCATCAACTACCTAAACGCATCTTTTAGTACTGCAGAAACTTCTTTTACCAGGAGCAGCAATAACAAACTTGATTATAACCTTGAGAATACCTTGTCGTATTCAGATGAAATTGATCAACATAACTTCACCATACTGTTAGGACAGGGGGCTTATAAGGAAAATGAAGCAAAAGGTTTAAGTGTGACAAAATTTGGGATTCCCGTAGACAATTTTGATGATGCATCTTTAAATTTTGATGTGCCGGAAAATAAAGTAGTGGCAAATGGTTATGAGAATGTTCCTCATAAAGTATCATCACTTTTTGCAAGGCTCAACTATAATTATGCTGAAAAATACCTTTTTAGCGGGATTGTTCGTAGAGATGGTTCCTCCAGGTTTGGAGCTAATAACAAGTATGGCGTATTTCCCTCCGGGTCTATAGGTTGGGTTGTTTCGAGAGAAAATTTCTGGGGAGGTAACAATCCTGTAGGCTTTTTTAAATTGAGAGGGAGTTATGGTGTCGTTGGGAATGATAATGTAGGGGATCTTGCTTACCTCTCAACAATTGGTTCGGGTAGAAATTATGCGTTTGGTGATCAGCTTGGAAGTTATGATGTGGGTTACAGCCCCGATGCTCCGGCCAACCCAGATTTGAAATGGGAGGAGACCAGCCAGCTGAATATTGGTTTTGAATCACGCTTCCTCAATGGATTTTCACTTGAAGTAGACTGGTACAAGAAAGAAACCACCGATATTTTGCTCTATCCTAGAATACCAGCATTTGCCGGGGTAATTGGTAATCCGGCTCGTAATGTGGGAGACATGGAAAATACGGGTGTAGAAGTGAATTTTGGTTACTCCTTAAATAAAGAGGATTATGGTATTAATATCAATACAAATGCTTCTTATCTTCATAATGAAGTTACATACCTGGGAGACGGGCAGGAGTATCTAGATGGAGGTGTAGCTTTTCAGTCCAGTACCTTTCCTATCACCAGAACTGCTGTTGGAGAGGCCGTAAATTCATTCTATGGATTTAAAACTTTGGGGGTTTTCCAAACTCAGGAAGAAATAAATAATTATACAAATGCCAATGGAGACCTGATTCAGCCTAACGCTGTACCCGGAGATTTTAGATGGCAGGATTCAGATGGTAGCGGTTCTATTGGAGAAGAAGATAGGGTCTTTATTGGGGATCCAACGCCCGATTGGTCTTATGGTATTACCTTGAGTGGTTACTATAAAAACTTTGATTTTACAATTTTTGGACAGGGTGTAGCCGGGAACCAGATATTCCAGGGGCTTCGCCGCCTCGATATCGCTAATGCCAATTACCCAGCAAAAGCCATGGAACGTTGGACAGGGCCTGGTACCTCAAATTCCTACCCTCGCATGACAAATGATGACCCTAATAATAATTACAGTAATCCGTCAGATTTCTACCTGGAAGATGGAGATTACTTCAGAATTAAGACTGCCCAAATTGGATACAATTTACCCGAATCTCTTCTTTCCTCAGTAGGATTTGAGAAGGTGAGGGTATACGTAATGAGTGAAAATTTATTAACGTTTACAAAATACACAGGTTTTGATCCAGAAATTGGAGGAGGTGTGTTAAGTATTGACAGGGGTATTTATCCACAAGCGAGATCATTCATGCTTGGAGCTTCATTAGGTTTTTAA
- a CDS encoding helix-turn-helix and ligand-binding sensor domain-containing protein — translation MNLRLLVKTFLIFLFFSLAVKGQELPPVTNFSPGQYGGGNQNWMISQGPDKQIYVANNAGLLQFDGEHWNLYEVPGETAVRSVLASTDIYTGAYMEFGYWRPQENGRLQYHSLKDSVGGKLMDGEQFWDIKEVGNHVIFQSHQRLYSFNKQTGEVVTLVNEDNISNLFKVRDKIYYQVAEKGLFTIENGIGRIVLNNEIIGNMPIVGLFPFSEENILAVTRDDGLFLIAENDWKRLEVEAYPVSESFFSALYLNDGSLALGSIGDGLYILNLEGEMEYHLAQPSLMNNTLLAVMEDDEGNIWGGLDNGIAVINKQSPFRIFVDTFGEIGTVYCSIVVDGLMYLGTNQGLYYKEVDSNEAYRLIEGTTGQVWSLSYLNAELYAGHDRGTFRIDGARAVQIWDGLGTWTMGEMGPGIVQGHYNGLSFFTGDDFGEEAHYLDNFDLSVQHMIIENDSTLWMSHFHRGIFRVELNEGYSEVEAMQNFGISRKSGLGPKIFRFENEIYYSTEDSVYQYSSKLNDFTSKNVLNQLTTTTERISGASRVLGDGSWWTFGVDNLFYVNRDPFEQKLILQKVPLPLEHRNISKGFENISLVGENRYLVGSNGGYIEFSLPLDKIPSGELMLNAVSTSSKRENFTYRQLDDHKLELESKENNIRFVYSIPAYQSLSKAEYSYRLLNYSSSWSQWDQTGIASFENLPAGSYTFEVKGRISDHNTQTLSYKFNIAKPWYYSNLAVLSYLLLFMLGLLVIHYTYKRRHKKIIEKRERNLRLKNLEAEQEIIRLQKEHLEKDMQEKNSQLAASTMSIIKKNELLSTLKADLKEADNPEVKKVIRTIDKELREEDNWKMFKEAFKNADKEFFDKIKKKHPELTSNDLRLCAYLRLNLSSKEIAPLVNISVKSVEIKRYRLRKKMNLPREANLTDYIMNL, via the coding sequence ATGAACCTGCGTCTCCTTGTAAAAACCTTTCTCATCTTCCTTTTTTTCAGCCTGGCTGTAAAAGGGCAGGAATTACCGCCTGTGACCAACTTTTCGCCTGGCCAGTACGGGGGCGGAAACCAAAACTGGATGATCTCCCAGGGCCCCGATAAGCAGATCTATGTGGCCAACAATGCAGGCCTGCTTCAGTTTGACGGCGAGCACTGGAATTTGTATGAAGTCCCGGGAGAAACAGCCGTTCGTTCGGTACTGGCTTCCACCGATATTTATACCGGTGCTTATATGGAGTTTGGCTACTGGCGACCGCAGGAAAATGGCCGGCTGCAGTACCATTCACTAAAAGATTCTGTAGGGGGGAAGTTAATGGACGGGGAGCAGTTTTGGGACATAAAAGAAGTGGGTAACCATGTGATTTTTCAAAGCCACCAGCGCCTGTACAGTTTTAATAAACAAACAGGAGAGGTGGTAACTTTAGTCAATGAAGACAATATTTCAAACCTTTTTAAGGTGCGGGATAAGATTTACTACCAGGTTGCCGAAAAAGGCCTTTTTACGATCGAGAACGGGATTGGGAGAATAGTGCTGAACAATGAGATCATCGGGAATATGCCCATTGTGGGTTTGTTTCCTTTTTCCGAAGAAAATATACTTGCGGTAACCCGGGATGACGGGCTGTTTCTAATTGCTGAAAATGACTGGAAACGCCTTGAGGTTGAAGCTTACCCTGTTTCTGAAAGTTTCTTTTCGGCACTTTACCTCAATGATGGCAGTTTAGCCCTGGGAAGTATAGGCGATGGCCTGTACATTCTCAACCTTGAAGGAGAGATGGAGTATCATCTGGCACAGCCTTCTCTCATGAACAACACCCTGCTTGCCGTTATGGAGGATGATGAAGGAAATATTTGGGGCGGTTTGGATAACGGGATTGCGGTGATCAACAAGCAGAGCCCCTTCCGGATTTTCGTTGATACCTTTGGGGAAATTGGCACCGTTTACTGCAGCATTGTTGTTGATGGGCTCATGTATTTGGGGACAAATCAGGGCTTGTATTACAAAGAAGTTGATTCTAACGAAGCTTATAGGTTAATAGAAGGTACCACAGGCCAGGTATGGAGCCTTAGCTACCTGAATGCCGAGCTGTATGCAGGTCATGACAGAGGAACCTTTAGAATTGATGGGGCACGGGCGGTTCAAATTTGGGACGGACTAGGAACCTGGACCATGGGAGAAATGGGCCCGGGAATTGTTCAGGGACATTACAACGGTTTAAGCTTTTTTACTGGTGATGATTTTGGGGAAGAAGCTCATTATCTCGATAATTTTGATCTTTCGGTGCAGCACATGATTATAGAAAATGATTCTACTTTGTGGATGAGCCATTTTCATCGGGGTATTTTTCGTGTCGAACTAAATGAAGGTTATTCGGAAGTTGAAGCAATGCAGAATTTCGGAATTTCAAGAAAGTCGGGCCTTGGACCAAAAATTTTCAGGTTTGAAAATGAGATCTATTACTCTACAGAAGATTCCGTTTATCAATACAGCAGTAAATTAAACGATTTTACTTCTAAAAATGTGCTTAATCAACTGACTACTACTACTGAAAGAATAAGTGGAGCTTCCCGCGTGCTGGGTGATGGAAGCTGGTGGACGTTTGGAGTAGATAACCTGTTTTATGTAAACAGAGATCCTTTTGAGCAGAAGCTTATTTTACAGAAGGTTCCCCTTCCGTTAGAGCACAGGAATATAAGCAAAGGCTTTGAGAATATATCGCTGGTTGGGGAGAATCGCTACCTGGTAGGCTCTAATGGAGGTTATATTGAATTTTCTCTGCCTCTTGATAAGATCCCTTCGGGAGAGCTTATGCTTAATGCTGTGAGCACCTCTTCAAAAAGAGAGAATTTTACCTACCGCCAGTTAGATGATCATAAATTGGAATTGGAGAGTAAGGAGAATAATATTCGTTTTGTATACAGCATTCCCGCCTACCAAAGCCTGTCTAAAGCCGAATATAGTTACCGCCTTCTCAATTATTCCTCATCCTGGTCTCAGTGGGACCAAACCGGGATTGCCAGTTTTGAAAATCTCCCTGCCGGCAGTTACACCTTTGAAGTAAAAGGCAGAATTAGTGACCATAATACCCAAACGCTGAGTTATAAATTTAATATTGCTAAACCCTGGTACTACAGCAATTTGGCTGTGTTGAGTTACCTGTTATTGTTCATGCTTGGGCTTTTGGTTATTCACTATACCTATAAGCGACGGCATAAAAAGATCATAGAGAAGAGGGAAAGGAACTTAAGGCTGAAAAACCTGGAAGCAGAACAGGAGATTATAAGGCTTCAAAAAGAGCATTTAGAGAAAGACATGCAGGAAAAAAACAGTCAGTTGGCCGCTTCTACCATGTCTATTATAAAGAAGAACGAACTTCTTTCAACTTTAAAAGCTGATCTTAAGGAAGCAGACAATCCAGAAGTGAAAAAGGTGATTCGCACCATTGATAAAGAACTAAGGGAAGAAGACAACTGGAAAATGTTCAAGGAAGCCTTTAAAAATGCCGATAAGGAATTCTTTGACAAGATTAAGAAGAAACACCCGGAACTCACTTCCAATGATCTTCGGCTTTGTGCCTATTTGAGATTAAATCTGTCTTCAAAAGAAATTGCACCGCTTGTAAATATCTCGGTAAAAAGTGTGGAGATTAAACGATATCGTTTGAGAAAAAAGATGAATTTGCCCCGGGAAGCAAATTTAACAGACTATATCATGAATTTATAG